The proteins below come from a single Limnohabitans sp. 2KL-27 genomic window:
- a CDS encoding NADP-dependent malic enzyme produces MSQKPLSPAEEALRDAARDYHRLPTRGKVSVNPTKPLSNQRDLSLAYSPGVAYPCLDIEADPSKAFDFTSRGNLVAVITNGTAVLGLGDIGPLAAKPVMEGKGCLFKKFAGIDVFDIELAERDPDKLVDIIAAMEPTLGGINLEDIKAPECFYIEKKLRERMNIPVFHDDQHGTAIIASAAMLNGLELVGKDIGSIKLAVSGAGAAAIACLDVMVGLGVKTENIFVCDSKGVVYEGRPGGYDESKARYAQKTDARTLADAVNGADVFLGCSAPGVMTVDMLKTMARDPVILALANPEPEIRPELAKAARPDCIIATGRSDYPNQVNNVLCFPYIFRGALDCGATKITEAMKLACVRQIADLAKADISEEVASAYAGKELSFGRDYLIPTPFDSRLILRIAPAVAQAAAESGVATRPITDMDAYRQQLQSFVSQTGLLMRPIFNAAKAVAKNAKRVAYADGEDERALRAAQMAIDDQLAHPILIGRPGVIAARIEKAGLRMRLGVDVDNVNPEDDERFRQYWEHYHQLMKRNGATPAVAKAAVRRSNTIIGSLMVSLGDADALICGLTGSYMTHLERIDSILGKRTGVTNYAAVNALMSDLGPLFITDTYVQEDPSAEQLAEIAAMAVKEIQRFGIVPKVAFLSHSSYGSSKRASARKMRQARDLFVGQHPDIECDGELHGDAALQPEIRNVYLEDSTLSGSANLLVCPNLDAANILYNVMKTTTSGGVTVGPILMGAAGTAHILTPAATVRRVLNMTALAAAGVRS; encoded by the coding sequence ATGAGCCAAAAACCACTCTCCCCCGCCGAAGAAGCCCTGCGCGACGCGGCCCGCGATTACCACCGCTTGCCCACGCGCGGCAAGGTCTCGGTCAACCCCACCAAGCCCCTGTCCAACCAGCGCGACCTGTCGCTGGCCTACTCGCCCGGTGTGGCTTATCCCTGCCTGGACATCGAAGCCGACCCGTCCAAGGCGTTTGACTTCACCTCGCGGGGCAACCTGGTGGCCGTGATCACCAATGGCACGGCCGTGCTGGGCCTGGGCGACATTGGCCCGCTGGCGGCCAAGCCCGTGATGGAGGGCAAGGGTTGCCTGTTCAAGAAGTTTGCGGGCATTGACGTGTTCGACATCGAGTTGGCCGAGCGCGACCCGGACAAGTTGGTGGACATCATCGCCGCCATGGAACCCACGCTGGGCGGCATCAACCTTGAGGACATCAAGGCCCCCGAATGCTTCTACATCGAGAAGAAGCTGCGCGAGCGCATGAACATCCCGGTCTTTCATGACGACCAGCACGGCACGGCCATCATCGCCTCGGCCGCCATGCTCAACGGCCTGGAGCTGGTGGGCAAGGACATCGGCAGCATCAAGCTGGCCGTCTCGGGTGCGGGTGCGGCGGCCATCGCGTGTCTGGACGTGATGGTGGGCCTGGGCGTGAAGACCGAGAACATTTTTGTGTGCGACTCCAAAGGCGTGGTCTACGAAGGCCGACCCGGCGGCTATGACGAATCCAAAGCCCGCTATGCCCAAAAGACCGACGCCCGCACACTGGCCGATGCGGTCAACGGCGCGGACGTGTTCCTGGGTTGCTCCGCCCCTGGCGTGATGACGGTGGACATGCTCAAGACCATGGCCCGCGACCCGGTGATCCTGGCGCTGGCCAACCCCGAGCCCGAAATCCGCCCCGAACTGGCCAAAGCCGCCCGCCCCGACTGCATCATCGCCACCGGCCGCTCGGACTACCCCAACCAGGTCAACAACGTGCTGTGTTTCCCCTACATCTTCCGAGGTGCCCTGGACTGTGGCGCGACCAAGATCACCGAGGCCATGAAGCTCGCCTGCGTGCGCCAGATTGCCGACCTGGCCAAGGCCGACATCAGCGAGGAAGTGGCCAGCGCTTACGCGGGCAAGGAGCTGTCATTTGGGCGCGACTACCTGATTCCCACGCCGTTTGACTCGCGCCTGATTTTGCGCATCGCGCCCGCGGTGGCGCAAGCCGCGGCCGAATCGGGTGTGGCCACTCGCCCCATCACCGACATGGACGCCTACCGCCAGCAGCTGCAAAGCTTTGTCTCGCAAACCGGTTTGTTGATGCGCCCGATCTTCAACGCAGCCAAGGCTGTCGCCAAAAATGCCAAGCGCGTGGCCTATGCCGACGGCGAAGACGAGCGCGCCCTGCGTGCTGCCCAAATGGCCATCGACGACCAACTGGCCCACCCGATCCTGATCGGCCGCCCCGGCGTGATCGCCGCCCGCATCGAAAAAGCAGGTTTGCGCATGCGCTTGGGTGTGGATGTGGACAACGTCAACCCCGAAGACGATGAGCGGTTTCGCCAGTATTGGGAGCACTACCACCAGCTGATGAAGCGCAACGGCGCCACGCCCGCGGTGGCCAAGGCCGCGGTGCGTCGCTCCAACACCATCATCGGCTCGCTGATGGTGTCGCTGGGCGATGCCGACGCCCTGATTTGTGGCCTGACGGGCAGCTACATGACGCACCTGGAGCGCATCGACAGCATTTTGGGCAAACGCACGGGCGTGACCAACTACGCGGCCGTGAACGCGCTCATGAGCGACTTGGGGCCGCTGTTCATCACCGACACCTATGTTCAAGAAGACCCGAGCGCCGAGCAACTGGCCGAGATCGCGGCCATGGCGGTCAAGGAGATTCAGCGCTTTGGCATCGTGCCCAAGGTGGCCTTCCTCTCGCATTCGAGCTACGGCTCGTCCAAGCGGGCATCGGCTCGGAAGATGCGCCAGGCACGTGACCTGTTTGTGGGGCAGCACCCCGACATCGAGTGCGATGGCGAGTTGCACGGCGACGCCGCTTTACAGCCCGAAATCCGCAACGTGTACCTGGAAGACAGCACCCTGAGCGGCTCGGCCAATTTGCTGGTGTGCCCCAACCTGGACGCGGCCAACATTTTGTACAACGTGATGAAAACCACCACCAGCGGCGGTGTCACGGTGGGCCCGATCCTGATGGGCGCGGCCGGCACGGCGCACATCCTGACGCCTGCAGCCACGGTGCGCCGGGTGCTCAACATGACCGCCCTGGCCGCTGCCGGTGTGCGCAGCTGA